Below is a window of Musa acuminata AAA Group cultivar baxijiao unplaced genomic scaffold, Cavendish_Baxijiao_AAA HiC_scaffold_1139, whole genome shotgun sequence DNA.
ACTAAATGCATTTAGATATTGGGTCTATTTTCGGGTTTGGAAATAAGTTATGTTATAGTTGTTCAGCATATTTGGATCATTTGGGGTTTTGTTGATTATTGAAATTTTCTGATATGTTTGAAAAGAAAATTGTAGAAAGGTAGACAAGATAAGAAAACTAAGAGATTTGATGAACCAAACACTTATATGTAGCTTTAGCTATACACATCattggtgaaaaaaaaaaatcttttaattaaGATGCATAATATAGATCAAGAATTTGTTAATGAAACTAGTCACTATTCGTGAGCTATGCATCACTTGACTCTATATAAGAAAACATATGTACTCAAATTAAAAGTATAACATATGTAGTcaaattaaaagtattaaaatcgcTTTGTATTGTGACTAGTAAATTCTTCTtcaaataatcaactaaaccatcAAATACAAGAtttgataattaaaatataagCAGTGCAACGTGTTTTAAGATACAAATAAACCTCAAGGTATCAAGATAATGGCTTACAGTACTGTAATAAATAATGGTGTGTTCAAGGTTATACTTAACCAAATGCATTAagattttagatttatttctgagtttggaaataagtcACGTTATAGTTTTATTCAACACCTTTGGATCatttaatattttgatgattGTTGAAATTTTCTAATGTGGTTGAACAGGATATTATAATAAAGCAATACACAAAATAAGGAAATACtaacttattttcttttatttaatttttaaatagatTGTTTGAGGTTATGTGATAAGGATAGTCATTCAAGAACATACAGGTCAGGTCCCATCAATGATCGATCGACCAAAAGATcctttatcaccctcaaactctaATTTCTTAGACATATCAGTATTCTTTTTGtagtagaaaaaataaatagaagaaaAATCCCAAAATCAACATGGAAGTTCTACTCTAATAAACTCTTGGAGAATTTAAATTGTCACAAATGTTATAGGTTTACACTAGCAATCCAAGTTTTCGGCAACAACATGGTGCTTTCGCTGCACAGCAACAACATAGGAATCATATTGAGCAATAAATTTCTCCTTGCGGAGCAGGAAAAGAAATTTATTTCTGAACTTCTCTTCCTTTGGCGTCATGACAGATGGCAGGTTATGTTCTCTATCCAGCAATTTATTCTGATTAAGAAAATTCAGAACTTCATATCGAGGTCtcaacctcttctccaagctaTACTTCAGAAGCATGGGATAGCGACTGATAGATGTCAGCTCACAACCAGCTTCCTTCGTCAGGAATGTCATCTTGTCACATATGCTCTTCTTTGAGAGTGTCCAAATTTTTGGGCACTTCCTGAATAAAGCATTGATGTCAGGCTGGGACCACCCAAAGCTCATCAGAGTTACCGACATAGCATCAAACTTGGACCTGCTCACATTAACGACCACATGAAGTGCATAAGTGTATACGCCAGAATCACGTGAGACACCCAATTCCTCAATATATTTGATAACTTCCTTTAATTTGTCTATTCTACCAAAATTGCCCGGCATTGTCACCACCATATGCGCGATGCGCTCGTCACTGATGCCATGTTCCCTCAAGAGAGATATACTGGGTTCTATATTCCGAGCCAAGCTAGAAGTAAGAATAAACAAGTTCCTCTTGCAGGCTTTCAGAAACCTCTGATTAGAACCAAGAAGTGACCTCCAGAAGTTGATCCTTGGTTGGATATCACGGAAACAGAGCAGAGTCGGACATGATGAAACCAGCTGAAATATTTCAGTgtcagaaaatcccatgtcctgcaaagatctcatcctgggcttcAGGACAGTCTCTACGTTAGCAAATATCAACTTGGGTTGCCTCCGGGTAAGCTTCATGACTTGTGCATCACTCCAACCGCtctgcttaaagaactcaatgGAAGGACTTGAACTTGGAAGTTTTTTTTCACAGATGCGATCCTTGGCCATTTTCGCAGCCTCTTTTGAGGAAAGTTCACATGACTGAAGCGGGTCGACCAACATAAATTTGGATATATGATTTGAACTGTGGTCTTCGGCAGTGGAAAAGCTAAACAGACTGCCGAGTTGATATGAGGAAAGATGGATGGTGGACTTGTTACATGAAAGAAGGCAaaagagcctcttctgcaccaAAAACATTGTCTTTTGAGGCAGTATCACGTactgtttgcagaaaaatacaagaaaagtaaGTCTTATTTCTGCCCTGTCCAATCCAAATTCCTCCTCTGCCTCAAATCAAGGATGGTGAAAACTTTCAACTAATCATCTGTCTCAGACAACATTCCTCTACCACTCATGTTAATCCACATGCATTCAATTCCAATCAGCCATTTCTTTCATAGATAAGTCTCTAACTGGTGTTTGCGAGTTGATAAAGAGTACCTATGATTAGTTACTCATTCTCATGCTCACATCCAAGCAATTCTCCACCACTGAAATAATGGCTTCAAATAACACCTGCACACTGACACTAAAttccatttatttttttattgtagtTGGTGGGTTTAGACACTACCAAGCGTCCTATATCCCAGTAGCAATTGAAAAACCATATCAAATGTATTTCCATCAAATATTCTGCATAAGAGTATACTCATGTTTATACTAATAGGTTGAACATCAATGACTTGAAAAGGGTACCACAGAATTCAGAATAACCGGAAGTTGAATAATGTTTTCTCTAACATCAGAGTCACTAATGTCCTACAACTAAAACCTGGAACATTTCAAATCAGCACTTCCATCGTAACTGATCCATTTAATCAAGATTGCCCAAGAGATGATCTAGATTCACTAATGTCCTACAACTGAAAcctgaaacatttcaaatcaGCACTTCCAGAGTAATTGATCCATTCCATCAAGAATGCCAAGAGATGATCTAGTTATAAGTCTAGCAAAACCGGTAAGTAGAAAAGACACTGTTTAATTAATCAATAACAGTAATTTGGGAGGTTCAACTTGCTAAAAAAGGCATTGCTGATGAAGATGTGCAACTTGACAAAAGAAAACAACATAGCTGGAAGACCAGAGAAAGGcaataaattttctgaaaaatgaATAAAGAGATAACAAAACTGCCTCAATCAAGAAATGCTACAGTTTATTTGGCTCTATGCTGATAAAGGAACTTAATTTATGAGAAAGATGCTCATGTAAACAACTTCAACTACAGTAAAAACATTATATGTAGCCTCAGCTACATATCATTAATGAAGAAAAAAAGCCTAGATCAGTGAGTTGCCAATAAAACCAGCAAATGCAAACAaccacaataataacaaaagccatgatgtccaaactattcacgatcagccatatggatcttttgcataattgaactctgtgtaagaaaatatctgtagttaaattaagagcattCAAATCTCTTTCTATTGTTACCAGTAAAGTCCACTTCAAATCACCAACTAAACCAGCAAATACAAGATTTGACAATTCAAATGTAAGCAGGCCTCTGTGTTTTGAGGCACGAACAAGCCTCAAGTAGTGAAGATAGTTGCTTTCAGCACAACAGCAGAGAACACGCTATGTTGGCATAAAGGTGTAAGGTTATACCTAACCAAATACATTGAGATTTTGGGTCTATTTTGGGGTTTGGAGATCACATCAAATTCTAGTTGTTTACTCAACTTGTACCTTAGTGTGAGTCAGGTCCTTTGGATCATTTCGGGTTTTGTGTTGAAATTTTCCGGTGTGGGCTGTAAAGACAATGCAGTAGACATTATAAGAAAACTAAGAGGTTTGATGAACCAAACACTTCATCAAAATAAGCAGTTGCTGTTGAGAGAGCTTCTTTTGGGAAACCTGGTCAGATTAGTACTACTTAGATATATTTTGAATTATAATGCTTCACATGAGGAATAGTCAGACTAGTGCACAAATAATTATAGTTTTCTTTGGCCAGTGACCCAATTATTGCCTCTGCTATCTCTTGTTCTATCTTTTCCATgcgttttatttttttaagacttCCCCAGTTCTCTTTGCTCTATCTAAAAGTAGCACTTTTGCTGTCTAGCTTAACAACAGTATTTAACTTGCATTCTGCAACTTCTTATTTCTTTAAAGTAAATGCGCATACATGATATGCATGCATTTTTGCATCATTGAACATTTGAGATTGATAAAATTTACATTATTAGGTAAGTTCTAAACCAACTAATATCCGAGAGCTGGAAATTAATTGTCACTTGCCACTAAATACACTCATTGGAAATGTCATAATATAACAAAATTTAGAATACTGAGCACCATGTTTGACCACAGTATCTAGACTACGATCAAGTTAAGCAAATTTAGATAAATATTAGTCAAGATTATTTTTTATGACCTCCAGTACAAGTTACTATGATTGTGGACACTCTTAATAAGTCTAACTTTGCCAATTGAGAAGTAAGAGGCTGCTTCTTACGGATCATACCAGTAAGATCCTACAAGTACTGGGTAATTCAGGATTCAGTGCAAAGTCCAAAAAAGGTTTGCCAAATTTAGAATTCAAAACTCGTATATTTTGTGAATATGGTTCCCTATATTTAGTCCAAAGTTTAAGGGTAGTCCACTTATGGATATACACTATATACATCCCAGATTTTACACTTATGCCTATTACAGATTTCGATTTGTAATTTTAAGATTTATATTTTTCTCATATGTAAATTAGTCAGGGATTGTTATGTATAAGGATTTACTAAAAACAAATGGGAAAGAAATGTCGGGAACAGTTATGGAAACTACTTGCAGTTTAAAAACTCATTTAATGTGCTGTAATGGTTCAAAAAGTCATAACTCTTTAGGATAACTGAAAGGATGTTTTAGCATCCTTTCAATGTCTAAATAAACTCCGCTATATTGAAGAGTAAAGCAATAAGAAAATTCTAGTGCAAACAAAGTACTGAATTATgtctttctctttattttctaGTTGATTTTTTATTCTTCAAGTAATCAAGAAGTGCAATCTTGATTATTTCAGGTAATAGGCATTGTATCCTTAAAGATAGAATTTCTGTGAAGCCATCTGCATTGTAGTGGGAAAATTATCTATCTTGAAGATAGTTTCCTAGAAATGCCTTGCCTAATTTTGTTTTGTTCAAGTTTTACTCAGATCTGTATTTCTACTACAACAACTGTACCAATGTTcaagaacaaaagaagataatTGATGTCATAGGGAATTTGAAATGtcagataaaattattttgaataccaAAATGACTAATGTTTCAACAATGTAAAAATGAAAACACAGTTTATTATGACTGCCAAGGCACATATCTACCATCCCATTGCAAAgaaatgaaaatgagaaaaaatggaaattaaaatataagcacagcaaaatataaaatcacaTCTATGGATGAAGAAATCCACAGCCATGCGCAACAAAAAAGAACTAAGAGCTTCGATGTAATGAGCAGAGCATGAAGATACATAGACAGCTCCTAATAGCTTCTAGTACTAAAGTGCCCTCTCCAAATCCCATTAATGATGGCACCCCTTAGCCTCAAAATTGAATATATACATGCATTCTCTATGTGTAATTAGTAAATACGTGTGAAAAGAGGTCCAACATTTCATTACTGTGGTTCAAAGCAAGACACCAGAACCAGCATGCATGTGATGAAGTTATCCCAAGGGCAAAAAATTGACAAGAAACATGAGCTACGCTCCCATGTGTGGTTCCATCTGATGACTAAAGTATGCATATTATTATGTCTAAGCAACAAATAGGTATCGATTCATATTACAAAATTATTTGATGTTCATAACCATTTGAGAACCGACTTATGCGGCAAGCAACAAGAAATTAATAAAGGATCAAAAGATTAAATAAAATAGCATGTATTCCAATATGTATAGGCACGGCCAGATATTATGCATTAGAGACTCATTACAGATTAACCCATGTAGTTAGCTACCTTTAGCATCTCTGTCCCTACACATTAAAAGGTTACATTTGCATCcttataattacgaaagtgaaTCATCTAGATCCATTTACCATGATGACGTCAGTTTTACTAACGGAAATACGAAAACAAAaggtaaaaatattattttaacgtTCCAGTTTGTGATGACGAACATCGTTGGTGGTGCTAGACAACAACGCAACTGGGTGTCACGGGTGATTGTTATGGATGAGGAGACTAGTAACGTGAGGTGAGGGCCGCTCTGCATCTGCATTTGCGTCGATGTAGTATCGAGCGACGAGAGGGCTACTGATACAAATGTTGAGCGGCACCGCTCAGCGTCAACATCAACGCAGTTGCCGAGAGGCACCCTTCGACATTTATATCGACAGTCCTTTCATCGCTCGACAACTGCATCGACGTCGATATAGATACAAAGCGACTATCACCTCTCGTGATCGCTCTCCTTATCCACAACAATCACCCACAACCCTCGGTGGCGCCATCGTCCACAACCACCGACGTCATCCGCCACCACTAACTGAAATATTTAAATTACCTTTTAaccttttatttttgtattttcgttGGTAAAACTGACAACGTTAGAGTAAATAAACTTAGATATTATACTTTTGTAATTATAGGGATggcaatataaatttttaaaatgtaaGGATCGGGATGCTAAACCTAGACATTGCACTTACACGCAATAGGGAGTAGGAATTGAGGGTTCCTAGGGCTCTCCAATAGGAGGGGAAGAAACATTACAAGGGAGGTGAGTCACACGAGGGTGGGGATCAAATTGCTTGTCTTAATGGACCCAAATGGGGTTCAATTAAGGTTCAACACCACTCGAGCGTGCGACTAGACCGCCCAATGCCCAATCGGTCCTTGCCTAAGCGTCGCATGAGTGAAAAGGTCTGCGTGATGTGCACAACAAGGCTCTCAGGCCTCGCCTCGAGCGATTAGACGAGCACCAAGCACCCAATGTTTAGGTTAGATAGAACTAAGATGATCTAACTTGAATCTCATGACATTTAAAAAATAGATAGATATACAACCAATGTAGCTCAAATTCAATAATCTTTCTGGACCTATGATGAATTTGGTTCAAATCAGTGAGAATATGCCAATAAAACCAACAAGTGCAAAcgacaacaataataacaaaagccatGATGTCCAAACTATTTATCATCATCCATATGGATCTTTTGTATCTTTGAACTCTGTGTAAGAAAATATCTGTTGTTAAATTAAGAGCATTATAATATCTCTCTATTGTTACCAGTAAAATCTCCTTCAATCACTGACAAGACCACCAAATACAAGATTTGACAATCCAAATATAAGCAGGCCAGTGTGTTTTGAGGTATGAGCAAGCCTCAAGTAGCGAAGATAGTTGCTTTCAGCACTTGGCAGAGAACATACTATGCTGACATAAAAGTGTAAGTTTATACCTAACCAAATACATTGAGATTTTGGGTCTATTTTGGGGTTTGGAAATCGAGTCAAATTCTAGTTGTTTACTCAACTTGTACTTTAGGGTGAGTCGAGTCCTTTGTATCATTTGGGGTTTTGTGTTGTTCTGGTGTGCTGGAAGAGGAAACTACAATGCAGTAAACATAATAAGAAAACTAAGAGGTTTGATGAATCAAACACTTCATCAAAATAAATAGTTGCTGTTGAGATAGTTTCTTTTGGGAAACCTAGTAAGATTAGTATTATCTtaggtatatttttaattaaaatgcttCACATGAGGAATAGTCAGACTGGTGCACGATTCTATTGACAAATGATTATGATTTTCTTTGCACAGTGACCGGATTATTGTCTCTGCTATCTCTTTTTCTAACTTTTCCATGCTTTTTTGTCTCTAAGACTTCCCCGATCCTCTTTGCTCTCTCCGAAAGCATCACTTCTCCTGCTGTCTATCTTAACAACAGTATTTAACTTGCATACAGTGACATGCTATTTCTTTAAAGTAAATGCTCATGACATGCTGCAGACTGCTTGTTGGGAGGGGTAGCGGGTAACTATCAGGGAGTAGGAAAGGGAAGGGGAAGATGTAAAGAGAGggtgaagagaaggagaagggatTGTGCGACGGCGAAGGAGGAGTAAGAGAGAGATACCGGACGCTGTACCGTTCGCTGGCGGAGAGGAAGCCGCAGCAGCCACCGTTCTCCGAGGAAAAAGCCGCAGCGATGAGAGCTCGACGGAGGAAGATGCCGCCGCCTTTCGCCAAGGAAAACGCCGCAGTCGCAGTAAGAGAAGGGAGGCAGTTTCACCGCTGCATTTAGGGCATTTGAGGACGCCGTTCTCATCTGGTTCAATCGAAACGAAGATCCAAATTGACTTGACTCCGGCTCGACCCTGCCTGAATCAGGCGGCCGGCTGGGCTTCACCCGGATGAACACGCTCGCCCGGCCCACTTATCGGGCGCCCGCTGACGtcaattctccttcgattcacaaACTAAACCAGCAAATATAAGATGTGATGATTTAAATATAAGTAGGGCAATGTGATTTAAATATAAGTTATATTTTTTAAGCCTTAGTCACCATTTCAGAATCATCGATTTCAAAAATTGTCAATTCAAAATTTGGAATCAAAATCGAATTGGCAAGAATTGGTTTCGGTTTATTTTAGTTTGAACCtataatttttcattattttcatttaaaaataatttataattaaattttttttaatttttgaagatAAAGAATGTACAACTATGTTGAGTATAAGTGTAAATAtgtaatgatataataaaatatttgatataaaattatgtaaaaattataaatatttaatcgcTTCTGATGTTAGATGTCTCGATCGTTTCTTCAATTGATATATTAAATAGGAGATCGTTATCCTTCTAGATGATCTCTAAGTTCTATTTCATCGTCTTTGTCTAATTAACTAATTGGAGGGTCGTGTTCAATCTACTTTTATCTAGAATTCAGTTGAAGTCTCGATCCATAGTTATCATCAACACTAGGGTTACTAGTATTCGTCATCAACATTGAAAATGTCATTATATATCATATACATCATTCTAGAATAAGAAACTCTATACCTATAATATTGTCACCAAACTGAAAAGAAATTGTTAGATATATATTAAGTTTGAGCTTGATGatccatttgattttttttatctttgtaataatagtTTTTCTCCCTTACAAATTTTATTATCTCTAATAACTAGATCCAAAAAAGTTTGGAAGGAACTATGTTGTCTACTATAATTAGCACTATAATAGTTATATaagttaataattaattttttaatatctctAATTTTATGACCAATATTATTGACTCCTAAACTTTCATAATAAGTGGTTAAATAATTGAATAATTACTAAAGTCACTTAATCTAGTACCAGAGCTAAAAACATATGTAATTAAATAAATcgatagaattaaaaaataatttatatttttttttaattttatagttattattgtcatatttaaattattatcataTTGATATTCTTATAATTCACCAAGCATAATAATACAAACAACCAAAAATAATATGCATAGTAAATGTATATATTACATGATTAAAAAGTTTTAAAATTCTTTCACATACATTCCGATGTTTCAAATATAAGAAAACtttcataatattatttgtaataaaaatatataataatttttaatattcaaaagattttttaaataatttatatattgaatTCCATTAGGTAGAAATATTTTTAGGAAATCTTTTGatccttttattatttaatttataaaatatgactTAGTTTTTTCATTACTTATGGATGACTTCACATGAATGAAATAGCTTGCTTTATAGGAGAGATAAAAGTTTGAACATAAATTCAAAACATGACGAGCACATCTAACATGAAAAAACAAAACCATGGGAAGCAAGTTGGCAAGCTttttgtaatttcaaaataaaagcggtatttatcattgttttattaAAACCAAtggaaaaaaattttaagaatcagataatatattataaaatttatcattccataaatattattgattttatgtcATTTGACAAAAACTCTaaaagtaataattttttttacatggTCCAATCTCTATCGATCTAATGATAAGTGATTCCTATGTATATTTGTTAGTGATCactctaaatattaaaataaatagaaatataacTATTTTATCATTTGAGACCAACAGTCCATCAACATCCTATTTGATCGaggttttttttatataaaaataatcaaattaacGATTCGAACCAATCGTAGATTTCGGgatcaatatttttaaattttcaaatccaagaactAAAATCAATTGTCCATGGTCAATTCGGATTCAATTTGTAAATTAATAGATTGTCGATTTGATTTAGTTATGATTCGAATCGAACTTAGATAAGAACTAGTTATACCTAACTAAATGCATTTAGATATTGGGTCTATTTTCGGGTTTGGAAATAAGTTATGTTATAGTTGTTCAGCATATTTGGATCATTTGGGGTTTCGTTGATTATTGAAATTTTGTGATATGTTTGAAAAGGAAATTGTAGAAAGGTAGACAAGATAAGAAAACTAAGAGATTTGATGAACCAAACACTTTTATGTAGCTTTAGCTATACACATCattggtgaaaaaaaaaaatcttttaattaaGATGCATAATATAGATCAAGAATTTGTTAATGAAACTAGTCACTATTCGTGAGCTATGCATCACTTGACTCTATATAAGAAAACATATGTACTCAAATTAAAAGTATAACATATGTAGTcaaattaaaagtattaaaatcgctttgtatatacatatcaacaaaaataaaaataaaaaaaataaaatatatatatatatatatatatatatatatatatatatatatatatatatataagaatcagTATTCTTTTTGTTGTAGAGAAAAATAAGTAGAAGAAAAATCCCAAAATCAACATGGAAGTTCTACTCTAATAAACTCTTGCAGAATTTAAATTGTCACAAATGTTGTAGGTTTACACTAGCAATCCTAGTTTTCCGCAACATGGTGCTTTCCATGCACAGCAACAACATAG
It encodes the following:
- the LOC135671442 gene encoding transcription termination factor MTERF5, chloroplastic-like, giving the protein MFLVQKRLFCLLSCNKSTIHLSSYQLGSLFSFSTAEDHSSNHISKFMLVDPLQSCELSSKEAAKMAKDRICEKKLPSSSPSIEFFKQSGWSDAQVMKLTRRQPKLIFANVETVLKPRMRSLQDMGFSDTEIFQLVSSCPTLLCFRDIQPRINFWRSLLGSNQRFLKACKRNLFILTSSLARNIEPSISLLREHGISDERIAHMVVTMPGNFGRIDKLKEVIKYIEELGVSRDSGVYTYALHVVVNVSRSKFDAMSVTLMSFGWSQPDINALFRKCPKIWTLSKKSICDKMTFLTKEAGCELTSISRYPMLLKYSLEKRLRPRYEVLNFLNQNKLLDREHNLPSVMTPKEEKFRNKFLFLLRKEKFIAQYDSYVVAVQRKHHVVAENLDC